The proteins below come from a single Phocoena sinus isolate mPhoSin1 chromosome 2, mPhoSin1.pri, whole genome shotgun sequence genomic window:
- the RDH12 gene encoding retinol dehydrogenase 12, which yields MLVFLGLLTSFLSFLYVTAPSIRKFFAGGVCGTNVQLPGKVVVITGANTGIGKETARELARRGARVYIACRDVLKGESAASEIRADTKNSQVLVRKLDLSDTKSIRAFAEGFRAEEKQLHILINNAGVMMCPYSKTADGFETHLGVNHLGHFLLTHLLLGQLKESAPARVVNLSSVVHHAGKIRFHDLQGEKSYNRGFAYCHSKLANVLFTRELAKRLQGTGVTTYAVHPGIVRSELVRHSFLLCLLWQLFSPFLKTAREGAQTSLHCALAEGLEPLSGKYFSDCKKTWVSPRARNNKTAERLWNVSCELLGIQWE from the exons ATGCTGGTTTTCTTGGGACTGCTCACCTCGTTCCTTTCTTTCCTGTATGTGACAGCTCCATCCATCAG GAAGTTCTTTGCTGGTGGGGTCTGTGGAACAAACGTGCAGCTTCCTGGGAAGGTGGTGGTGATCACCGGTGCCAACACAGGCATCGGCAAGGAGACAGCCAGAGAGCTTGCTCGCAGAG GAGCCCGAGTATACATTGCCTGCCGAGATGTACTAAAGGGGGAGTCTGCTGCCAGTGAAATCCGAGCTGATACAAAGAACTCCCAGGTGCTGGTACGGAAACTGGACCTATCTGATACCAAATCCATCCGAGCCTTTGCTGAGGGCTTCCGGGCAG AGGAAAAGCAGCTTCATATTCTGATCAACAATGCAGGAGTGATGATGTGCCCATATTCCAAGACAGCTGATGGCTTTGAAACCCACCTGGGAGTCAACCACCTGG GCCACTTCCTTCTCACCCACTTGCTCCTGGGGCAGCTGAAGGAGTCCGCTCCTGCACGGGTGGTGAACCTGTCATCAGTGGTCCACCATGCTGGCAAGATTCGCTTCCATGACCTCCAGGGTGAGAAGTCCTACAACCGGGGTTTTGCTTATTGCCACAGCAAGCTGGCCAATGTGCTCTTTACTCGTGAGCTGGCCAAGAGGCTCCAAG GCACAGGGGTCACCACCTACGCAGTGCACCCAGGCATCGTCCGCTCCGAACTGGTCCGACACTCCTTCCTGCTGTGCCTGCTCTGGCAgctcttctcccccttcctcaaGACGGCGAGGGAGGGGGCCCAGACCAGCCTGCACTGCGCCCTGGCTGAGGGCTTGGAGCCCCTGAGCGGCAAGTACTTCAG TGACTGCAAGAAGACTTGGGTGTCTCCAAGGGCCCGGAATAACAAAACAGCTGAGCGCTTGTGGAACGTCAGCTGTGAGCTGCTGGGAATCCAGTGGGAGTAG